From a region of the Arachis ipaensis cultivar K30076 chromosome B09, Araip1.1, whole genome shotgun sequence genome:
- the LOC107617766 gene encoding lysine histidine transporter 1 isoform X1 gives MESGGTVLFTMSLLWLELACLDSPMPMSQLGWGPGITVLVLSWICTLYTAWQMIEMHEAESGKRFDRYHELGQYAFGEKLGLWIVVPQTLIVDIGTDIIYMITGGNSLKKAHQILCKDCKPIRTTYFIMIFASLQFLLSHLPSFNSIIGVSISAAVMSICYSTIAWISSAHKGALPDVKYDGRSSTTTGKVFDFYTGLGTIAFGYAAHNVLLEIQATVPSTPEEPSKKAMWKGMIVAYIVVGLCYFPVAIVGYWAFGNSVTDNILMSLDKPHWLTAVANIFVVIHVTGSYQVFAVPVFDMMESLMVRKMNFKPTWYLRFISRNIYVALTMLVAIIFPFFGGLLSFLGGLVFAPTTYFLPCIMWLVVYKPKRFSGSWCANWFCIVFGVLLMVLGSIGSMREIILQAKDYKFFS, from the exons ATGGAAAGTGGTGGTACAGTGCTTTTCACAATGTCACTGCTTTGGTTGGAGCTGGCGTGCTTGGATTCCCCTATGCCAATGTCTCAACTTGGATG gggTCCTGGCATAACAGTCTTGGTGCTTTCATGGATATGCACGTTATACACGGCATGGCAGATGATTGAGATGCACGAGGCTGAGTCTGGGAAGAGGTTTGATAGGTACCATGAATTAGGGCAATATGCCTTCGGGGAGAAGTTAGGATTATGGATTGTGGTGCCTCAAACACTCATAGTGGATATTGGTACGGATATCATTTACATGATTACTGGTGGAAATTCCTTGAAGAAGGCCCATCAGATCCTTTGCAAAGACTGTAAACCAATTAGGACCACTTACTTCATTATGATCTTTGCAAGCCTTCAGTTTTTACTCTCGCATCTTCCCAGTTTCAATTCCATCATTGGTGTATCTATTTCTGCAGCCGTCATGTCCATCTG CTACTCAACGATTGCATGGATAAGTTCGGCTCATAAAGGTGCCTTACCAGATGTGAAATATGATGGAAGATCTTCAACTACGACGGGAAAAGTTTTTGACTTCTATACCGGTTTGGGGACCATAGCATTTGGGTATGCTGCACATAATGTGTTACTTGAGATCCAAGCAACAGTTCCTTCGACGCCGGAGGAACCTTCAAAGAAGGCCATGTGGAAGGGAATGATTGTTGCTTACATTGTTGTGGGTTTGTGCTACTTCCCTGTTGCAATCGTTGGCTACTGGGCTTTTGGAAACTCTGTTACTGATAACATCCTCATGTCTCTCGATAAACCCCACTGGCTCACCGCTGTTGCTAATATATTTGTCGTTATTCATGTCACCGGAAGTTATCAG GTGTTTGCTGTTCCGGTGTTTGACATGATGGAATCACTCATGGTACGGAAAATGAATTTCAAGCCAACTTGGTACCTTCGTTTCATTTCCCGCAATATTTATGTTG CACTTACTATGCTAGTTGCAATTATATTTCCATTTTTTGGTGGGCTCCTTAGCTTCTTAGGAGGACTTGTCTTTGCTCCAACCACATACTTC CTCCCTTGCATAATGTGGTTAGTAGTCTATAAACCAAAGAGATTTAGCGGATCCTGGTGTGCAAATTGG TTTTGCATCGTATTTGGAGTATTATTGATGGTTTTAGGCTCGATTGGCTCAATGAGGGAAATCATACTGCAAGCTAAGGACTACAAATTTTTTtcttga
- the LOC107617766 gene encoding lysine histidine transporter 1 isoform X2 — protein sequence MSLLWLELACLDSPMPMSQLGWGPGITVLVLSWICTLYTAWQMIEMHEAESGKRFDRYHELGQYAFGEKLGLWIVVPQTLIVDIGTDIIYMITGGNSLKKAHQILCKDCKPIRTTYFIMIFASLQFLLSHLPSFNSIIGVSISAAVMSICYSTIAWISSAHKGALPDVKYDGRSSTTTGKVFDFYTGLGTIAFGYAAHNVLLEIQATVPSTPEEPSKKAMWKGMIVAYIVVGLCYFPVAIVGYWAFGNSVTDNILMSLDKPHWLTAVANIFVVIHVTGSYQVFAVPVFDMMESLMVRKMNFKPTWYLRFISRNIYVALTMLVAIIFPFFGGLLSFLGGLVFAPTTYFLPCIMWLVVYKPKRFSGSWCANWFCIVFGVLLMVLGSIGSMREIILQAKDYKFFS from the exons ATGTCACTGCTTTGGTTGGAGCTGGCGTGCTTGGATTCCCCTATGCCAATGTCTCAACTTGGATG gggTCCTGGCATAACAGTCTTGGTGCTTTCATGGATATGCACGTTATACACGGCATGGCAGATGATTGAGATGCACGAGGCTGAGTCTGGGAAGAGGTTTGATAGGTACCATGAATTAGGGCAATATGCCTTCGGGGAGAAGTTAGGATTATGGATTGTGGTGCCTCAAACACTCATAGTGGATATTGGTACGGATATCATTTACATGATTACTGGTGGAAATTCCTTGAAGAAGGCCCATCAGATCCTTTGCAAAGACTGTAAACCAATTAGGACCACTTACTTCATTATGATCTTTGCAAGCCTTCAGTTTTTACTCTCGCATCTTCCCAGTTTCAATTCCATCATTGGTGTATCTATTTCTGCAGCCGTCATGTCCATCTG CTACTCAACGATTGCATGGATAAGTTCGGCTCATAAAGGTGCCTTACCAGATGTGAAATATGATGGAAGATCTTCAACTACGACGGGAAAAGTTTTTGACTTCTATACCGGTTTGGGGACCATAGCATTTGGGTATGCTGCACATAATGTGTTACTTGAGATCCAAGCAACAGTTCCTTCGACGCCGGAGGAACCTTCAAAGAAGGCCATGTGGAAGGGAATGATTGTTGCTTACATTGTTGTGGGTTTGTGCTACTTCCCTGTTGCAATCGTTGGCTACTGGGCTTTTGGAAACTCTGTTACTGATAACATCCTCATGTCTCTCGATAAACCCCACTGGCTCACCGCTGTTGCTAATATATTTGTCGTTATTCATGTCACCGGAAGTTATCAG GTGTTTGCTGTTCCGGTGTTTGACATGATGGAATCACTCATGGTACGGAAAATGAATTTCAAGCCAACTTGGTACCTTCGTTTCATTTCCCGCAATATTTATGTTG CACTTACTATGCTAGTTGCAATTATATTTCCATTTTTTGGTGGGCTCCTTAGCTTCTTAGGAGGACTTGTCTTTGCTCCAACCACATACTTC CTCCCTTGCATAATGTGGTTAGTAGTCTATAAACCAAAGAGATTTAGCGGATCCTGGTGTGCAAATTGG TTTTGCATCGTATTTGGAGTATTATTGATGGTTTTAGGCTCGATTGGCTCAATGAGGGAAATCATACTGCAAGCTAAGGACTACAAATTTTTTtcttga
- the LOC107617766 gene encoding lysine histidine transporter 1 isoform X3 produces MELLWLELACLDSPMPMSQLGWGPGITVLVLSWICTLYTAWQMIEMHEAESGKRFDRYHELGQYAFGEKLGLWIVVPQTLIVDIGTDIIYMITGGNSLKKAHQILCKDCKPIRTTYFIMIFASLQFLLSHLPSFNSIIGVSISAAVMSICYSTIAWISSAHKGALPDVKYDGRSSTTTGKVFDFYTGLGTIAFGYAAHNVLLEIQATVPSTPEEPSKKAMWKGMIVAYIVVGLCYFPVAIVGYWAFGNSVTDNILMSLDKPHWLTAVANIFVVIHVTGSYQVFAVPVFDMMESLMVRKMNFKPTWYLRFISRNIYVALTMLVAIIFPFFGGLLSFLGGLVFAPTTYFLPCIMWLVVYKPKRFSGSWCANWFCIVFGVLLMVLGSIGSMREIILQAKDYKFFS; encoded by the exons atggA ACTGCTTTGGTTGGAGCTGGCGTGCTTGGATTCCCCTATGCCAATGTCTCAACTTGGATG gggTCCTGGCATAACAGTCTTGGTGCTTTCATGGATATGCACGTTATACACGGCATGGCAGATGATTGAGATGCACGAGGCTGAGTCTGGGAAGAGGTTTGATAGGTACCATGAATTAGGGCAATATGCCTTCGGGGAGAAGTTAGGATTATGGATTGTGGTGCCTCAAACACTCATAGTGGATATTGGTACGGATATCATTTACATGATTACTGGTGGAAATTCCTTGAAGAAGGCCCATCAGATCCTTTGCAAAGACTGTAAACCAATTAGGACCACTTACTTCATTATGATCTTTGCAAGCCTTCAGTTTTTACTCTCGCATCTTCCCAGTTTCAATTCCATCATTGGTGTATCTATTTCTGCAGCCGTCATGTCCATCTG CTACTCAACGATTGCATGGATAAGTTCGGCTCATAAAGGTGCCTTACCAGATGTGAAATATGATGGAAGATCTTCAACTACGACGGGAAAAGTTTTTGACTTCTATACCGGTTTGGGGACCATAGCATTTGGGTATGCTGCACATAATGTGTTACTTGAGATCCAAGCAACAGTTCCTTCGACGCCGGAGGAACCTTCAAAGAAGGCCATGTGGAAGGGAATGATTGTTGCTTACATTGTTGTGGGTTTGTGCTACTTCCCTGTTGCAATCGTTGGCTACTGGGCTTTTGGAAACTCTGTTACTGATAACATCCTCATGTCTCTCGATAAACCCCACTGGCTCACCGCTGTTGCTAATATATTTGTCGTTATTCATGTCACCGGAAGTTATCAG GTGTTTGCTGTTCCGGTGTTTGACATGATGGAATCACTCATGGTACGGAAAATGAATTTCAAGCCAACTTGGTACCTTCGTTTCATTTCCCGCAATATTTATGTTG CACTTACTATGCTAGTTGCAATTATATTTCCATTTTTTGGTGGGCTCCTTAGCTTCTTAGGAGGACTTGTCTTTGCTCCAACCACATACTTC CTCCCTTGCATAATGTGGTTAGTAGTCTATAAACCAAAGAGATTTAGCGGATCCTGGTGTGCAAATTGG TTTTGCATCGTATTTGGAGTATTATTGATGGTTTTAGGCTCGATTGGCTCAATGAGGGAAATCATACTGCAAGCTAAGGACTACAAATTTTTTtcttga
- the LOC110266405 gene encoding tubulin-folding cofactor D-like: MRAFSQLVSFLVHRYPKIRKAAAEQAYLVLLQNGNLVAQDKIERALEIICNTCWDGDMDLAKQERVALCETVGLEVGPIGKNTDGASRKTSTKKPTNLDENASYSSLVESSGF; encoded by the exons ATGAGGGCCTTTTCTcaacttgtttcttttcttgtgcATCGGTACCCTAAG ATTCGAAAAGCAGCAGCTGAACAGGCGTACCTTGTCCTGCTACAAAATGGGAATCTTGTAGCTCAAGACAAGATTGAGAGAGCACTAGAAATCATATGCAACACTTGCTGGGATGGCGACATGGATCTAGCAAAACAGGAAAGAGTAGCATTATGCGAGACCGTAGGTTTGGAGGTGGGGCCAATTGGTAAGAACACTGATGGAGCATCAAGAAAAACCAGCACTAAGAAACCCACAAACTTGGATGAGAATGCATCATATTCCTCATTGGTTGAGTCATCTGGCTTCtga
- the LOC107616591 gene encoding uncharacterized protein LOC107616591: MGTMLEGHEILGFGFFVIGLWHLFNNIKIHSSSSSSSSNSFKSTIWFPTKRFRYLELNFIIASCTMFIAMELFIAPDLHQPFDSDGSIPANHLHNFEHSLMASSFLVYAAFTMFFDMKAIITKAQHELTHFLASMAFAQQFLLIHFHTRDHAGVEGQYHYLLQILIVVSLTTTIMGIGFPNSFMVSFVRSLSITFQGLWLMIMGFFLWTPGYQAKGCSLHPEMNTYMVRCSDDKALHRAVSLVNLQFSWLLILVTVFAICFFLVLSKRYDNKVEYVSLTKEEQLDLESQSEKKCIMMQVQI, translated from the exons ATGGG CACTATGTTGGAGGGACATGAAATCTTGGGGTTTGGATTCTTTGTGATTGGTTTATGGCATCTCTTCAACAACATCAAgatccattcttcttcttcttcttcttcttccaactcCTTCAAATCAACCATATGGTTTCCAACAAAAAGATTCAGATACTTAGAACTCAACTTCATCATTGCAAGCTGCACAATGTTCATAGCCATGGAGCTATTCATCGCCCCAGATCTCCACCAACCATTTGACAGCGATGGATCCATCCCCGCCAACCACCTCCACAACTTCGAACACTCCCTCATGGCTTCTTCTTTCTTGGTCTATGCAGCATTCACCATGTTCTTTGACATGAAAGCCATCATCACAAAAGCACAGCATGAACTAACTCATTTTCTTGCATCCATGGCTTTTGCACAACAATTTCTTCTCATTCACTTTCACACCCGAGATCACGCAGGAGTCGAAGGCCAATACCATTACCTTCTACAAATCCTCATTGTTGTTTCTTTAACCACCACAATCATGGGAATAGGGTTTCCAAATAGCTTCATGGTGAGTTTTGTGCGATCATTGAGCATAACCTTCCAAGGTTTGTGGCTCATGATAATGGGGTTCTTCCTGTGGACACCAGGGTACCAAGCTAAAGGGTGCTCCCTGCACCCTGAGATGAATACTTACATGGTTCGCTGCAGTGATGATAAGGCACTTCACCGTGCAGTTTCTCTGGTGAACCTTCAGTTCAGTTGGTTGCTTATTTTGGTAACCGTTTTCGCTATTTGTTTCTTTTTGGTTCTGAGTAAAAGGTATGATAACAAAGTTGAATATGTTTCACTAACCAAGGAGGAACAACTTGACcttgaatcacaatccgaaaagaAATGCATCATGATGCAAGTGCAAATCTGA